The proteins below are encoded in one region of Oceanispirochaeta sp.:
- the fabF gene encoding beta-ketoacyl-ACP synthase II: MIMNEDIVVTGIGTITSIGLNKEDFWQNLISGVSGAAPIGAFVTEGFATTIACELKDFKASDFMEKKNARKMSRFSQIAVCASLEAVRDAHLDLTTIDPVRAGCIMGSAAGDYEILEKQFSILAEKGPGKGHPLAVPRIIPNMAAGNIAIELGLHGPNMAVLSACATGVHSIASAIQILRLNQADVMIAGGTESTITPLVVDSYSCMRVLSSRNDDPRGASRPFDKDRDGFVIGEGSAALILERRSHAEKRGARIYACLAGIGMTADASSIAAPEENGKWSGRAMELAMAEAGLKPEDIGYINAHGTSTQANDRTESRAIQNVFGEKASKIPVSSNKSMIGHTLGAAGAIETAATVLSLYNGIIPPTINQNTPDPDCPLDTVPNTAREVKFSAALTNSFGFGGQNAVLAIKGNN; the protein is encoded by the coding sequence ATGATTATGAATGAAGATATTGTCGTAACTGGAATCGGAACCATAACATCCATAGGTCTGAACAAGGAAGATTTCTGGCAAAATCTGATTTCCGGAGTGTCCGGAGCTGCTCCCATCGGGGCTTTTGTAACCGAGGGTTTCGCCACAACCATTGCCTGTGAGCTCAAGGACTTCAAAGCCTCGGATTTTATGGAAAAAAAGAATGCCCGCAAGATGTCCCGATTCTCCCAGATTGCCGTATGTGCCTCCCTCGAAGCCGTCAGGGATGCCCATCTGGATCTCACGACGATTGATCCTGTCAGAGCAGGATGTATCATGGGCTCTGCTGCCGGAGATTATGAAATATTGGAAAAACAGTTCTCCATCCTCGCGGAAAAAGGACCGGGAAAAGGCCATCCTCTGGCAGTACCCAGGATCATACCTAATATGGCTGCTGGAAATATAGCCATTGAACTGGGACTCCACGGCCCCAATATGGCAGTTCTCTCGGCCTGTGCCACAGGAGTTCACTCCATCGCCTCGGCCATACAGATCCTCAGACTGAACCAGGCGGATGTGATGATCGCCGGAGGAACCGAATCGACCATCACTCCCCTTGTGGTAGATTCCTACAGCTGTATGAGAGTCCTGTCCTCCCGGAATGATGATCCCCGGGGAGCCAGCCGTCCCTTTGATAAAGACAGAGATGGTTTTGTCATCGGAGAAGGATCCGCGGCTCTGATTTTGGAGAGAAGAAGCCATGCCGAGAAACGGGGCGCCAGAATCTATGCCTGCCTGGCGGGAATCGGCATGACCGCCGATGCCTCCAGCATTGCCGCTCCTGAAGAGAATGGGAAATGGTCGGGTAGAGCCATGGAACTGGCGATGGCCGAAGCAGGACTCAAGCCTGAAGATATCGGCTACATCAATGCCCACGGAACATCCACCCAGGCCAATGACCGGACCGAATCAAGGGCCATTCAAAATGTATTTGGAGAGAAAGCCTCCAAAATACCGGTCAGCTCCAACAAATCCATGATAGGACACACCCTGGGAGCAGCCGGAGCCATCGAAACCGCAGCCACAGTACTAAGCCTATACAATGGAATAATCCCTCCCACGATAAATCAGAACACCCCCGATCCGGACTGTCCTCTGGACACAGTTCCCAACACGGCAAGGGAAGTCAAATTCTCGGCAGCCCTGACAAACTCCTTCGGCTTCGGTGGCCAGAATGCAGTACTGGCCATTAAAGGTAATAATTGA
- a CDS encoding 8-oxoguanine deaminase codes for MNTVLIKQCSRVFQSAAKGVLKDSDILIEGNIIKKIGQNLDVQADRVIDGRGRVVIPGLVNSHHHFYQTFTRNLPAVQNAELFEWLVYLYDIWKHLDIESVYNSSLLAMGELLKTGCTCATDHHYLYPRDIDGDIMATQFAAADKLGMRFSPTRGSMSLSKKDGGLPPDTVVQDEKTILKDSERVIKAYHDPDDFSMKKIVLAPCSPFSVTEQLMKDSAALAREYGVRLHTHLAETRDENEFCLQVYGRRPLEVMADCDFLGEDVFFAHGVHFNDEELDLLAHTGTHIAHCPTSNMRLGSGICRVTEMIPRSINVGLAVDGSASNDSSDMLGEVRNALMLQRVHYGASAVTTADVLKLGTENGARLLGYDKVGRLEEGMAADLAVFNMDKLEYAGALSDPVAALIFSGYNHEAEYTIVNGKIAVDKGKLTAVDEEELKDSCMRLSAELWKKGGVQL; via the coding sequence ATGAATACAGTACTGATAAAACAGTGCAGCCGTGTGTTTCAAAGTGCTGCCAAAGGGGTCTTGAAGGATTCGGATATTCTGATTGAAGGGAATATCATTAAAAAGATAGGACAGAATCTGGATGTTCAGGCCGACAGGGTCATTGATGGGCGGGGGAGGGTTGTTATCCCCGGGCTGGTCAATTCGCATCACCACTTTTACCAGACATTTACCCGCAATCTTCCGGCTGTTCAGAATGCTGAACTCTTTGAATGGCTGGTATATCTCTATGATATCTGGAAGCATCTGGATATAGAATCGGTTTACAACTCCTCCCTACTGGCCATGGGAGAACTTTTAAAGACAGGCTGTACATGCGCCACAGATCATCATTATCTCTATCCCCGTGACATTGACGGGGACATCATGGCGACTCAATTTGCCGCCGCGGACAAGCTGGGAATGCGCTTTTCTCCAACACGGGGGTCCATGTCGTTGAGCAAAAAAGACGGGGGCCTGCCTCCGGATACGGTTGTTCAGGATGAGAAGACGATTCTCAAGGATTCTGAGAGGGTCATCAAGGCTTATCACGATCCGGATGACTTCTCCATGAAGAAAATTGTTCTGGCTCCGTGCAGCCCCTTTTCGGTTACCGAACAGCTGATGAAGGACTCTGCCGCCCTGGCCAGGGAGTACGGGGTGCGCCTCCATACCCACCTGGCGGAAACCAGGGACGAAAATGAGTTCTGCCTCCAGGTCTATGGCCGCCGGCCCCTGGAGGTCATGGCCGACTGTGATTTTCTGGGGGAGGACGTTTTCTTTGCTCATGGAGTTCACTTCAATGATGAAGAGCTGGACCTTCTGGCCCATACAGGGACTCATATCGCCCACTGTCCCACTTCGAATATGCGTCTGGGATCCGGTATTTGCCGTGTGACCGAAATGATTCCCAGGAGTATAAATGTCGGTCTGGCCGTGGACGGGTCAGCCTCCAATGACTCCTCGGATATGCTGGGAGAAGTCCGGAACGCCCTGATGCTCCAGAGGGTTCATTACGGAGCGTCGGCAGTCACTACAGCGGATGTGCTCAAACTGGGTACAGAGAATGGAGCCCGCCTCCTTGGTTATGATAAAGTTGGACGTCTGGAAGAGGGAATGGCGGCAGATCTGGCCGTCTTCAATATGGATAAACTGGAGTATGCCGGTGCCTTGAGCGATCCAGTGGCGGCGTTGATCTTTTCCGGATACAATCATGAAGCAGAATACACCATAGTCAACGGAAAAATAGCCGTAGACAAGGGAAAGCTGACGGCTGTGGATGAAGAGGAATTGAAAGATTCCTGCATGCGCCTGTCTGCAGAATTATGGAAAAAGGGAGGAGTTCAGCTATGA
- the eda gene encoding bifunctional 4-hydroxy-2-oxoglutarate aldolase/2-dehydro-3-deoxy-phosphogluconate aldolase, with translation MSEYKEKCDAVVQALGKVKVVPVLAIEKVEDGIRMCKVLNDCGLKAAEITFRTKAAEGIIKEAARQFPELVLGAGTVLTIEDLHRAFDAGARFAVAPGFNPVIVTEAVKSGYPFFPGFCTPSELEQIMQFGIRMVKFFPAEAMGGTKMLANFIGPYKHMGINVMPTGGVNTDNLGDYLSIPQVPCAGGTWVGKAADIESGSWDKIAKIVKEAVELAAKYPSA, from the coding sequence ATGAGTGAATACAAAGAAAAATGCGATGCTGTTGTTCAGGCATTGGGAAAGGTTAAAGTCGTTCCCGTTCTGGCCATCGAAAAGGTGGAAGACGGCATCAGGATGTGCAAAGTCTTAAATGATTGCGGTCTCAAAGCAGCCGAAATCACCTTCCGAACCAAGGCTGCCGAAGGGATCATCAAAGAAGCGGCCCGGCAGTTTCCCGAACTGGTGTTGGGAGCCGGAACAGTCCTCACAATCGAAGACCTTCACAGAGCCTTCGATGCTGGCGCCCGGTTTGCGGTAGCCCCTGGCTTTAATCCCGTGATAGTGACAGAAGCCGTCAAGTCGGGCTATCCCTTCTTCCCCGGATTCTGTACCCCCTCCGAGCTGGAGCAGATCATGCAGTTCGGCATCAGAATGGTCAAGTTTTTCCCGGCCGAAGCCATGGGCGGTACCAAAATGCTGGCCAACTTCATCGGTCCCTATAAGCACATGGGAATCAATGTCATGCCTACAGGCGGCGTAAACACCGACAACCTGGGAGACTATCTCTCTATTCCTCAAGTCCCCTGTGCCGGCGGCACCTGGGTTGGAAAAGCGGCGGACATTGAATCCGGCAGCTGGGACAAGATTGCCAAGATCGTCAAAGAAGCTGTTGAACTGGCAGCAAAATACCCTTCGGCTTAG
- a CDS encoding FAD binding domain-containing protein, with product MSGMFLKPLTIKEAVTMKAEYSGSLYLGGGSEINNPASISHGEVYISLEALNLKACVKGNHTYILGGSTTFQELIDWDECYPPLKEAALFLSSRNVRNQATLGGNIGAHLPDSYLVPILMVLDADLELGTEEIIPLSRYIEEDRHDLIINVRFAHNKGHGAVKNILRSAGGLSVLSAAVSLQTDQGKIIKAAIAVSGLGEKITRLTSVEEALITGHVKPGNELEEAVKKAVTAKSDLKGSAEYKKELCAVIVQDCVNRCLEASA from the coding sequence ATGAGCGGTATGTTTTTAAAACCTCTGACAATAAAAGAAGCTGTCACAATGAAAGCCGAGTATTCAGGGAGTCTATATCTGGGAGGCGGGAGTGAAATCAATAATCCTGCATCCATATCTCATGGAGAGGTCTATATCTCTTTGGAAGCCCTGAACCTGAAGGCCTGTGTGAAGGGGAATCATACTTATATTCTGGGAGGAAGTACGACCTTTCAGGAACTGATTGACTGGGATGAATGCTACCCCCCTTTGAAAGAAGCAGCCTTGTTTTTGAGCTCACGGAATGTCCGGAACCAGGCAACATTGGGTGGAAATATAGGTGCTCATCTGCCTGATTCCTATCTGGTCCCCATCTTGATGGTTCTGGATGCAGATTTGGAGCTGGGCACAGAGGAAATAATTCCCCTGTCCAGGTATATCGAAGAAGACAGGCATGATCTTATCATCAATGTGCGCTTTGCCCATAACAAGGGTCATGGCGCAGTTAAAAATATTCTGCGGAGCGCGGGGGGGCTTTCTGTTCTTTCCGCTGCCGTATCCCTTCAGACAGACCAGGGGAAGATTATAAAGGCTGCCATCGCCGTCAGCGGCCTGGGTGAGAAAATTACCAGGCTGACGAGTGTGGAGGAGGCTCTTATCACAGGACATGTCAAACCCGGCAACGAGCTGGAAGAGGCCGTTAAAAAAGCCGTTACTGCAAAAAGTGATCTGAAGGGGTCGGCGGAATATAAAAAAGAGCTCTGCGCTGTCATCGTTCAGGACTGTGTAAACCGCTGTCTGGAGGCTTCAGCATGA
- a CDS encoding sugar kinase, whose amino-acid sequence MSKLIIKPASECRYDILSLGEVMLRLDPGEGRIHTARQFTAWEGGGEYNVARGLRRCFGKRAVVVTALADNPVGRLVEDLILQGGVDTSYIKWDKYDGCGRDTRNGLNFTERGFGIRGAVGCSDRGNTAVSQLKEGDIDWEGIFSQGVQWFHTGGIFAALSETTPGVVIEAMKAAKKYGTIISYDLNYRPSLWKAIGGEAKAQEVNREIAKYVDVMIGNEEDFTACLGFEVEGTDDNLRELETDSFKKMINKATAAFPNFKATATTLRGVKSATVNDWGAISWYDGTIYEAQHRPGLEIMDRVGGGDSFASGLIYGFITFNDADKAVNYGAAHGALAMTTPGDTTMATLAEVEKIVGGGGARVDR is encoded by the coding sequence ATGTCAAAATTAATTATTAAACCTGCATCCGAGTGCAGATATGACATCCTGTCCCTGGGAGAGGTGATGCTTCGCCTGGATCCCGGTGAAGGGAGAATCCATACAGCAAGGCAGTTTACCGCCTGGGAAGGCGGCGGTGAATACAATGTTGCCCGGGGACTGAGACGCTGTTTCGGTAAAAGAGCCGTTGTTGTCACCGCTTTGGCTGACAACCCTGTAGGACGTCTGGTAGAAGACCTGATCCTCCAGGGCGGAGTGGATACCTCCTACATCAAATGGGATAAATACGACGGCTGCGGCCGGGATACCCGAAACGGCCTGAACTTCACAGAACGCGGATTCGGCATCAGAGGAGCCGTCGGTTGTTCAGACAGAGGCAATACGGCTGTCTCCCAGCTGAAAGAAGGGGACATCGACTGGGAAGGAATTTTTTCCCAGGGAGTTCAGTGGTTTCACACAGGCGGAATATTCGCAGCCCTCTCTGAGACCACACCCGGAGTCGTCATCGAAGCCATGAAGGCAGCCAAGAAGTATGGAACCATCATCTCCTACGACTTGAACTACCGCCCCTCCCTGTGGAAAGCCATAGGCGGTGAAGCCAAGGCCCAGGAAGTGAACAGAGAAATAGCAAAATATGTGGATGTGATGATTGGAAATGAAGAAGACTTCACGGCCTGTCTGGGCTTTGAGGTGGAAGGAACAGATGATAATCTGAGGGAACTGGAAACAGACAGCTTCAAGAAAATGATCAACAAAGCCACAGCAGCATTCCCCAACTTCAAGGCCACAGCGACAACCCTGAGAGGCGTCAAATCAGCCACGGTCAACGATTGGGGAGCCATATCCTGGTATGACGGGACAATCTATGAGGCACAGCACAGACCCGGACTTGAAATTATGGACCGGGTGGGTGGGGGAGACAGCTTTGCCTCCGGCCTGATCTATGGATTTATCACCTTCAATGATGCAGATAAAGCCGTCAATTACGGTGCGGCTCACGGTGCACTGGCCATGACCACCCCCGGAGATACAACCATGGCCACGTTGGCAGAGGTTGAAAAGATCGTCGGAGGCGGCGGCGCCAGAGTCGACCGTTAA
- a CDS encoding nitronate monooxygenase translates to MNYPKIIQGGMGIAVSNWCLAREVALAGHLGVISGIALDGILARRLQDGDPGGHMRRALKAFPFQETAKRILDKYFVPEGSGKKYVQVPMFTVKNNNHLDELTVAANFTETYLAKEGHPGHIGVNYLAKVQLPTLSSIYGALLAGIDYVIVGAGIPLEIPGILKRLSENKDASLRLSVEDADKTESFFSHFDPAALFGAKLPSLKMPRFLPIVSSNFLATMMTKKASGPIDGLIIENHNAGGHNAPPRGKLTLDEAGEPVYGDRDAVDTEKLKELGLPFWLAGSFGTPGGLKAALKAGAAGIQVGSAFALCRDSGIFPELRKKIIAAVKKGDSSVFTDAEASPTGFPFKVLKLKDTIAEKSVFEMRKKICNLGYLRHIYKKEDGSLGYRCSAEAKESFVMKGGDPQEADQNKCCLCNALYATVGLSTSYADGSIEKPLVTLGSHLDTLKELVQTKIDFTARDVIDYIMNGKSEPATQS, encoded by the coding sequence GTGAACTATCCAAAAATAATACAAGGCGGTATGGGTATTGCCGTTTCAAACTGGTGTCTGGCCCGGGAAGTCGCCTTGGCTGGTCATTTGGGGGTCATCTCAGGAATTGCTCTGGATGGTATTTTGGCCAGACGGCTGCAGGATGGCGATCCCGGCGGACATATGAGACGGGCCCTTAAGGCTTTTCCTTTTCAGGAAACGGCCAAACGGATACTGGACAAGTATTTTGTTCCTGAAGGATCAGGTAAAAAATATGTTCAGGTTCCCATGTTTACAGTCAAAAACAATAACCACCTGGATGAACTGACTGTGGCGGCCAACTTTACAGAAACATACCTGGCTAAAGAAGGTCATCCCGGACATATCGGTGTGAATTATCTGGCTAAGGTTCAGCTGCCTACACTCTCTTCCATATATGGTGCCCTCCTGGCGGGAATTGATTATGTCATCGTTGGTGCAGGAATCCCTCTTGAAATCCCGGGCATACTGAAGCGTCTTTCTGAAAATAAGGATGCTTCTTTAAGACTCAGTGTTGAGGACGCAGACAAGACTGAAAGTTTCTTTTCCCACTTTGATCCGGCGGCCCTTTTTGGAGCCAAACTCCCCTCCTTGAAAATGCCTCGTTTTCTGCCCATTGTTTCGTCCAATTTTCTGGCGACCATGATGACCAAGAAAGCATCAGGACCAATTGATGGTCTCATCATTGAGAACCACAATGCCGGAGGCCACAATGCTCCTCCCCGAGGAAAACTGACCCTGGATGAAGCAGGGGAGCCCGTGTACGGTGACAGGGATGCGGTCGATACAGAAAAACTGAAAGAACTGGGACTCCCCTTCTGGCTGGCCGGATCATTCGGGACTCCCGGCGGACTCAAGGCCGCCTTAAAGGCGGGAGCTGCGGGTATTCAGGTTGGTTCGGCCTTTGCTCTGTGCCGGGATTCCGGGATTTTTCCTGAACTGAGAAAAAAAATCATTGCCGCTGTGAAGAAGGGAGATAGTTCTGTATTCACCGATGCTGAGGCTTCTCCTACAGGATTTCCTTTCAAAGTATTAAAACTCAAAGATACCATTGCTGAAAAATCTGTGTTTGAAATGCGGAAGAAGATCTGCAATCTGGGCTATTTGAGACATATCTATAAAAAAGAAGACGGCAGCCTGGGATACAGATGTTCTGCCGAAGCTAAGGAAAGCTTTGTCATGAAGGGGGGAGACCCTCAGGAAGCGGATCAGAACAAATGCTGTTTGTGTAATGCCCTGTATGCTACGGTCGGACTGTCTACAAGCTATGCCGACGGGAGTATTGAGAAACCCCTTGTGACACTGGGGTCCCACCTGGATACATTGAAAGAACTTGTTCAGACAAAAATAGACTTTACAGCCCGGGATGTGATTGATTACATCATGAATGGGAAATCAGAACCGGCTACACAATCCTGA
- a CDS encoding RbsD/FucU domain-containing protein: MLNKIPKILSPELVKILMEMGHGDEIIIADGNFPSASCAQRLVRADGLSGTDILDAVLELFPLDPYGEEAPVSLMEIVPGDTVETPIWDEYKGIVKKHNASFKDFNFIERFEFYERAKKAFAVIATGEGALYANVLIRKGVVVD; the protein is encoded by the coding sequence ATGCTAAATAAAATACCAAAAATCCTCTCACCCGAACTGGTTAAGATTTTGATGGAAATGGGTCATGGTGATGAAATCATCATTGCTGATGGAAATTTTCCCTCAGCCAGCTGTGCTCAGCGCCTGGTCAGGGCCGATGGTCTCAGCGGTACGGACATTCTGGATGCGGTGCTGGAACTCTTTCCTCTGGACCCCTACGGTGAGGAAGCCCCGGTTTCTCTGATGGAAATTGTTCCCGGGGATACGGTAGAGACTCCCATATGGGATGAATACAAAGGCATTGTCAAAAAGCATAATGCTTCTTTCAAGGATTTCAACTTTATCGAGCGCTTTGAATTCTATGAAAGAGCCAAAAAAGCATTTGCTGTTATTGCCACAGGAGAAGGTGCTTTGTATGCTAATGTGCTGATTCGTAAAGGGGTCGTCGTCGACTGA
- a CDS encoding asparaginase, with translation MGLSLPRILILDTGGTISQTASADGSLVPCSTDYIEMVPRLHDIARLEVLRLERMDSSDMTSILRMEMARLIYENYDGFDGFVVIHGTDTMVETAAALSYMVQNLGKPVVLTGAQLPIFAPGPDGLNNLYYSVKAASMDLGEVVICFGDRILRGNRSIKENVHGFNAFHSFRVPPLGELGVSVRLLDHRIPRSTSRPCFFSSLNSGVLYLPMTSGSSISLLEGLQDYPGLEGLILGGFGSGNLPAHEIPALKKILSRGIPALVITTCLKGHTILSLSGAGRKVSDAGAREGFVLTAAAALQKMMYALGRVGMEQPGFTGHKRMDAVYRLLVEPVGCDLDKSLLPLV, from the coding sequence ATGGGATTATCACTGCCGCGTATTCTGATCCTGGATACAGGTGGAACCATCAGTCAGACCGCTAGTGCTGATGGTTCTCTTGTTCCCTGTTCTACCGATTACATCGAGATGGTTCCCCGTCTTCATGATATTGCCCGGCTGGAAGTCCTGCGTCTGGAGAGGATGGACAGCAGCGATATGACTTCAATCCTCCGGATGGAGATGGCCCGGCTCATATACGAGAATTACGACGGTTTTGACGGATTTGTGGTGATTCACGGAACTGATACCATGGTGGAAACAGCAGCCGCCCTGAGTTATATGGTTCAAAACCTGGGGAAACCCGTGGTTCTGACGGGGGCGCAGCTGCCTATTTTTGCACCCGGTCCGGACGGCCTCAATAATCTGTATTACTCAGTTAAGGCGGCTTCCATGGATCTGGGAGAGGTGGTTATCTGCTTTGGAGACCGCATCCTCCGGGGAAACCGGAGCATTAAAGAGAATGTGCATGGCTTTAACGCCTTTCATTCCTTTCGGGTTCCCCCTCTGGGGGAGCTGGGAGTCTCTGTCCGTCTTCTGGACCACCGCATCCCCCGCAGTACTTCCCGGCCCTGTTTCTTCTCTTCCCTGAATTCCGGGGTTCTCTACCTTCCCATGACTTCCGGCAGTTCCATATCCCTTTTGGAGGGTCTTCAGGATTATCCTGGTCTGGAGGGTCTCATTCTGGGAGGTTTCGGTTCGGGTAATCTGCCGGCTCATGAAATTCCCGCCTTAAAAAAGATCCTGTCCAGGGGCATCCCCGCTCTGGTCATCACCACCTGCCTGAAGGGGCATACCATACTTTCCCTCTCTGGGGCGGGGCGTAAGGTTTCTGATGCAGGGGCCCGGGAGGGGTTTGTTCTTACGGCCGCGGCAGCCCTGCAGAAGATGATGTATGCCCTGGGACGGGTCGGCATGGAACAGCCCGGTTTCACGGGGCATAAGCGAATGGATGCGGTTTACCGCCTGTTGGTTGAACCTGTGGGATGTGATCTGGATAAATCACTGCTCCCGCTGGTATGA